A single Saccopteryx bilineata isolate mSacBil1 chromosome 9, mSacBil1_pri_phased_curated, whole genome shotgun sequence DNA region contains:
- the GFOD2 gene encoding glucose-fructose oxidoreductase domain-containing protein 2 isoform X2, whose amino-acid sequence MVTASRYYPQLMSLVGNVLRFLPAFVRMKQLIAEHYVGAVMICDARIYSGSLLSPNYGWICDELMGGGGLHTMGTYIVDLLTHLTGQRAEKVHGLLKTFVRQNAAIRGIRHVTSDDFCFFQMLMGGGVCSTVTLNFNMPGAFVHEVMVVGSAGRLVARGADLYGQKNSATQEELLLRDSLAVGSGLPEQGPQDVPLLYLKGMVYMVQALRQSFQGQGDRRTWDHTPVSMAASFEDGLYMQSVVDAIKRSSRSGEWETVEVLTEEPDANQNLCEALQRNNL is encoded by the coding sequence ATGGTGACAGCCTCACGCTACTACCCACAGCTGATGAGCCTGGTGGGGAACGTGCTGCGCTTCCTGCCCGCTTTTGTGCGCATGAAGCAGCTGATCGCCGAGCACTACGTGGGTGCAGTGATGATCTGCGATGCCCGTATCTACTCAGGTAGCCTGCTCAGCCCCAACTACGGCTGGATCTGCGACGAGCTCATGGGCGGTGGGGGCCTGCACACCATGGGCACCTACATTGTGGACCTGCTGACCCACCTGACTGGCCAAAGAGCCGAGAAGGTCCACGGGCTCCTCAAGACCTTTGTGAGGCAGAATGCAGCCATTCGTGGCATAAGGCATGTCACTAGCGATGacttctgtttcttccagatgcTAATGGGCGGGGGGGTATGCAGCACAGTAACACTCAACTTCAACATGCCAGGTGCCTTTGTGCATGAGGTCATGGTGGTGGGCTCTGCAGGACGCCTTGTTGCACGGGGAGCTGACCTCTATGGACAGAAGAACTCGGCCACACAAGAGGAGCTGCTACTGAGGGACTCGTTGGCTGTGGGCTCAGGGCTTCCTGAGCAGGGGCCCCAGGATGTCCCACTGCTCTACCTGAAGGGCATGGTCTACATGGTACAGGCCCTACGCCAGTCCTTCCAGGGGCAGGGGGACCGCCGCACCTGGGACCACACCCCTGTCTCCATGGCTGCCTCATTTGAGGACGGGTTGTACATGCAGAGTGTGGTGGACGCCATCAAAAGGTCCAGCCGATCCGGGGAATGGGAGACTGTGGAGGTGCTGACAGAGGAACCCGATGCCAACCAGAACCTGTGTGAGGCACTCCAGCGGAATAACCTGTGA